AATCATCCTCGTTCAGGGAAGATTCACCTTGATCTCTCGCCATTCTTCTGAAAACAGCAATCTGGGAAGCATAGCCAGGTTCGTCGCTCGAGCCGCCAACGCCACTGAACTCCACACTGTAGTTGTGGCTTGCAGCGAGGCCAGTAGCCCAGTGCTGGAACTGGGACCTCGTCCATTCAAACTTGTGGTCATGGTTGCGGAACTTGCAAGACCCAGCGTCTTGTTCCCGTTTCTCTTCCTTGTTTGGCAAAGCTGACCTCTGGAGGATAGGGTTGTATTCGTAGTTGGGTGTGGAAACAATGAGCACCGCCGGACAGAATGAACTCAATACAATGTTGCCAAATAAACTTGCTTGGTCCTCCTCCACATGCTCAATCACCTGCAGTTTACTTCGGTTAGTCGAAAAAAGTCCCTAAACAAAACCAACATACAAGATATGTAGAAGCATTTCCGGGTACATTTTATGTAGCATGGGTACTGGTTACAAACGTCCTTCAGGTATGTTGTCTTACACATAAAGGAACTAACTCCCGCGTTCACTCCTACAGTAATTCTAGATCAAATCCACATCAGGAACTAACAACCCATATGCCCAGATCAATTCTAGAACAAAACCAAGCATACCATTTTATATAACAAAACCAAACCAGAAGATACAAACAGTTCAAAAGGAGTACTCAGCTACCTCAAGACAGGTGCCAATATCAAACCCATATAAGCGAGAATCAAAATCTGTTACTGATCCATGATAGAGCACAGCTGTTGGAACACTACTTTGTAACAAGAGTTTCTTGCTAAGCTTCTGATGAAGGCTCTGCAATGTCAGATAGAGGTGAAACAAATCCAAATATAAATcattgaaaaggaaaaaaaatggttCAAAGAGTAAACAATTATTAGAACATGACTTTGAACCTTTGCCGCTCTCGTAAGACCCTTTCGAGAAATATCAACACCAACAATTTTTTCAAGGGTTGTTGGATGCTCTAACAGTGAGTCAAGAAGGCTACCAGATCCACAACCAAAATCAACCTGAAAAATTCAGCTTTAACAGTGACAAGCCAATACTTGTAAATAAGGAACTAGGATGAAAGTAACATTCACCAATGTTGTAGCATGCAGCTGGTTGATGTGCCGAACAGCAAATTCAACCCTCTGTTTAGATAAAGGGGGATTGAACAAGGCCTTCTCCATTCTATCTTCTAAAGGTTCAGTTACTTGTAACACCTTTACGGAGAACTCCAAGACGCAGCTGTCTGCAAAGATGTTCAAAATGTAGAAAGGATGTTGAAGCCCGATTCCAACAATCGTAGATAACTGTCAGATTGAGCTATTGATATAGGTAGCTCACCTCTACATATCTTGGAAAGGTCCAGTGACAACTCACAAGCTGCAGCCAGGCTCAAATCCCTATCAGACAGTTGATCTACAAAGCATGCACTTTGATTAACTGAGAGTTGAGTTGCACATGATTCAAGCTGATTCCTAACAGCTCCAGCCCCTATCTCAAACTCAAACTCATTGTTGACTTCTAGGAGGTATCTCTTTCTGCTGTCCTTCATAAACAGGTGAGCACTGTAGCTTATGCAAGCCAACGATCCATGGGATGGAAAAACGCCAGAATCTTGACCATCAATGTCTGTTAAAAATGCACTGCTTTCAAGCTGCTGATATGATGTATCCATAGAAAAATATCCAACTGCGCTGCATGTTCTTGAATCACCACCACTTGTCTTGCCATAGACAGATAAGCACATTGCAAATTCTTGTAAAAATATATTCGGATATATCGTGAAGCCATCAGTGCTCTTAGGAAGATATAGCTTCTCCACAGGCGTGTTCAGCTGCTTAAAATAACGATTGAACCAAATCAAGACCTTCAACGCAGAATTCTGAATAGCATCAGTTTCCTTGCTCCAGCTATAATCTGTAGAATACTCTAGTAAAAGGTCCCTCTTCTTTGAATATATTTTGACAGAGCACTTGAACATGTCTGGGTTTTCCTTGGCAATCCTTCCATCATTTGCGCACTGATTTCCTGCGGTTGCTTTTAGTGACCCCATCTCTTCAGAGCCCACAGCTGATCCTAGGACATTACAGGATGCACTTACCCTATTGGCAGCGAAATAGGGTTCTGATAGCCTCTGGAGGCGACAGAAAGAACAAAGGAGATCTCGTGGAGAGGGGCCTTTCCAACTGGTACGAGTATAAACACACGGAAGCTCTGCCACAAGAATCGAGTCCTTGGAGATCTTGTAAATTCCATCAGGTAATTTTCTCAGAAGAATCCTGAGGATCCAAAAGCATGTTACCTAAACAAAATATAAAATAGAGCGAGAAAGGGTAGTTCCTAAAAGATAGAGAAAAGCAGTCTCAAAAATGAAGATAAGTAGAACACAATGGAGAGAAACTGATGAATGACCGGCATCTACAGCTAGATTACGATTCCCTATAGATTGTTAGCTGGTGTATCACTTATTCATAACAGATTGCAGTCTTGCTGCAAACATATAGCATACAAGTGAAACCGTCAACAAGCTTGTACCTGTAATAGGTACATAGATTGACATGATCAGTTTGAAGTTCTGTATCTCTCCTTGTGTATCCCACATTTGCCAAAACTGCATCTCCATAAATTGTTTGGCCAGAAATATAGGAAGCTCGCTTATTTATTACACAGTTCATATTGCGATCTCCACGATCATCCACCAATTGTTTTGATAAATCAGAAACAAATTGTACATCCGGAGCTGGGAAATAAAACCTCATCTCAGAGGATGCTTTGTCAACTGTTCTGTAGTAAGAAAAATACTTTAAACTGTCAGCACAACCAATTCTCTGTAAAGGTTAAGAAGTCAAGACTTCACGAATCACTGACTCTGTACTGACCTTGAGACAAGGACATGAGATGAGTCGGTTGCAGAGAGCTTCAATGCTATATCACCCATGTAATGTTCATTCTCTGATATATTAAGGCTTACCATCTTAGGTTCATCCTCCATCGCACAAGGAATAAGAACTGCTTCTACTCTTATGGGATCTGAAATACCAGACCAGCACTGAAGTGCCAAATCAACAGCCTCAGAGGAATAAGGCCTTTGACTCTGAATCCAGAAGTTTCTGTTACTAACAGATACACCAGGAGATTGTTTGGCGGCATTATAGATCATCGAAAGAACCAAGAGAGGATCAAATTCTGCCTTAGGGTCAATAATTTTACACAATGTCTGGACCTTAACATCACAAGCAACAATAGCTGAAATAGGTATCTTTCCAAGGAAATCCCCAGTTCTTCTGAGTGTCACACTCAAGTGCCCAACAAGAGGATGAGATGATGTGGGGAAGTTCTGAAATGAAGCATAGAAGTATAGCCTTGTTAGGATAGGTATTGAATAATCAGAACTCAGAAGGATATCGTAGACAAATAAATGTGTGCTTCAATTAACATCGATAATTCATAGGGAAAATGATTGAGACTTCAAGACCTATATTTAGATAAACCATATAGAAACATGTG
The window above is part of the Triticum aestivum cultivar Chinese Spring chromosome 2A, IWGSC CS RefSeq v2.1, whole genome shotgun sequence genome. Proteins encoded here:
- the LOC123188691 gene encoding small RNA 2'-O-methyltransferase, translating into MPTATATATPKAVIHQRYGAKAVYRVDEVREAVDGVCPGLALPQSTRCVYRCQLDIPGVLSVSTPGTFVRKKDAEQAAAQIAIEKLGIQPTSNIPNTPEEAWEELISRISYFFTDENFPTSSHPLVGHLSVTLRRTGDFLGKIPISAIVACDVKVQTLCKIIDPKAEFDPLLVLSMIYNAAKQSPGVSVSNRNFWIQSQRPYSSEAVDLALQCWSGISDPIRVEAVLIPCAMEDEPKMVSLNISENEHYMGDIALKLSATDSSHVLVSRTVDKASSEMRFYFPAPDVQFVSDLSKQLVDDRGDRNMNCVINKRASYISGQTIYGDAVLANVGYTRRDTELQTDHVNLCTYYRILLRKLPDGIYKISKDSILVAELPCVYTRTSWKGPSPRDLLCSFCRLQRLSEPYFAANRVSASCNVLGSAVGSEEMGSLKATAGNQCANDGRIAKENPDMFKCSVKIYSKKRDLLLEYSTDYSWSKETDAIQNSALKVLIWFNRYFKQLNTPVEKLYLPKSTDGFTIYPNIFLQEFAMCLSVYGKTSGGDSRTCSAVGYFSMDTSYQQLESSAFLTDIDGQDSGVFPSHGSLACISYSAHLFMKDSRKRYLLEVNNEFEFEIGAGAVRNQLESCATQLSVNQSACFVDQLSDRDLSLAAACELSLDLSKICRDSCVLEFSVKVLQVTEPLEDRMEKALFNPPLSKQRVEFAVRHINQLHATTLVDFGCGSGSLLDSLLEHPTTLEKIVGVDISRKGLTRAAKSLHQKLSKKLLLQSSVPTAVLYHGSVTDFDSRLYGFDIGTCLEVIEHVEEDQASLFGNIVLSSFCPAVLIVSTPNYEYNPILQRSALPNKEEKREQDAGSCKFRNHDHKFEWTRSQFQHWATGLAASHNYSVEFSGVGGSSDEPGYASQIAVFRRMARDQGESSLNEDDSHQPYEVLWEWPNASISSH